One region of Sebastes fasciatus isolate fSebFas1 chromosome 1, fSebFas1.pri, whole genome shotgun sequence genomic DNA includes:
- the wnt4 gene encoding protein Wnt-4a isoform X2, which translates to MIRYLAKLSSVGSIRDEETCERLRGLIQRQVQICKRSVEVMDAVRRGAQLAIDECQFQFRNRRWNCSTLETMPVFGKVVTQGTREAAFVYAISAASVAFAVTRACSSGELEKCGCDHNVHGVSPEGFQWSGCSDNIAYGVAFSQSFVDVRERSKGQSSSRALMNLHNNEAGRKAILSHMRVECKCHGVSGSCEVKTCWKAMPPFRKVGNVIKEKFDGATEVEQRKVGTTKVLVPRNSQFKPHTDEDLVYLEPSPDFCDFDPRTPGMLGTVGRQCNRTSKAIDGCELMCCGRGFQTQEVEVVDRCSCKFHWCCYVKCKQCRKMVEMHTCR; encoded by the exons ATGATTCG ATACCTCGCCAAGCTGTCGTCAGTGGGAAGCATCAGGGATGAGGAGACGTGCGAGAGGTTACGAGGCCTCATCCAGAGACAG GTCCAGATCTGTAAGCGCAGTGTGGAGGTGATGGATGCGGTGCGTCGTGGAGCCCAGCTGGCTATAGACGAGTGTCAGTTTCAGTTTCGCAACCGTCGATGGAACTGCTCCACTCTGGAGACCATGCCCGTGTTCGGCAAAGTGGTTACCCAGG gcaCCCGTGAGGCAGCCTTTGTGTATGCCATCTCAGCAGCCAGTGTGGCGTTTGCGGTCACGAGGGCCTGCAGCAGCGGAGAGCTGGAAAAATGTGGCTGCGACCACAATGTACATGGAGTCAGTCCAGAGG GGTTCCAGTGGTCGGGCTGCAGTGATAACATTGCATATGGAGTGGCCTTTTCCCAGTCCTTTGTGGATGTGAGGGAGAGGAGTAAAGGCCAGTCCTCCAGCCGGGCTCTCATGAACCTGCACAACAACGAGGCCGGCAGGAAG GCCATCCTGTCCCACATGCGCGTGGAGTGCAAATGTCACGGCGTGTCCGGCTCCTGCGAGGTGAAGACCTGCTGGAAAGCCATGCCGCCCTTCCGCAAAGTGGGCAACGTCATCAAGGAGAAGTTTGACGGCGCCACTGAGGTGGAGCAGCGCAAGGTGGGCACCACCAAAGTCCTGGTGCCTCGAAACTCCCAGTTCAAACCTCACACGGACGAAGATCTGGTCTACCTGGAGCCCAGTCCGGATTTCTGCGACTTTGACCCGCGCACGCCGGGCATGCTGGGCACGGTGGGCCGCCAGTGCAACCGAACCTCAAAGGCCATCGACGGCTGCGAGCTGATGTGCTGCGGCCGCGGCTTCCAGAcgcaggaggtggaggtggtggacagGTGCAGCTGCAAGT
- the wnt4 gene encoding protein Wnt-4a isoform X3, which yields MDAVRRGAQLAIDECQFQFRNRRWNCSTLETMPVFGKVVTQGTREAAFVYAISAASVAFAVTRACSSGELEKCGCDHNVHGVSPEGFQWSGCSDNIAYGVAFSQSFVDVRERSKGQSSSRALMNLHNNEAGRKAILSHMRVECKCHGVSGSCEVKTCWKAMPPFRKVGNVIKEKFDGATEVEQRKVGTTKVLVPRNSQFKPHTDEDLVYLEPSPDFCDFDPRTPGMLGTVGRQCNRTSKAIDGCELMCCGRGFQTQEVEVVDRCSCKFHWCCYVKCKQCRKMVEMHTCR from the exons ATGGATGCGGTGCGTCGTGGAGCCCAGCTGGCTATAGACGAGTGTCAGTTTCAGTTTCGCAACCGTCGATGGAACTGCTCCACTCTGGAGACCATGCCCGTGTTCGGCAAAGTGGTTACCCAGG gcaCCCGTGAGGCAGCCTTTGTGTATGCCATCTCAGCAGCCAGTGTGGCGTTTGCGGTCACGAGGGCCTGCAGCAGCGGAGAGCTGGAAAAATGTGGCTGCGACCACAATGTACATGGAGTCAGTCCAGAGG GGTTCCAGTGGTCGGGCTGCAGTGATAACATTGCATATGGAGTGGCCTTTTCCCAGTCCTTTGTGGATGTGAGGGAGAGGAGTAAAGGCCAGTCCTCCAGCCGGGCTCTCATGAACCTGCACAACAACGAGGCCGGCAGGAAG GCCATCCTGTCCCACATGCGCGTGGAGTGCAAATGTCACGGCGTGTCCGGCTCCTGCGAGGTGAAGACCTGCTGGAAAGCCATGCCGCCCTTCCGCAAAGTGGGCAACGTCATCAAGGAGAAGTTTGACGGCGCCACTGAGGTGGAGCAGCGCAAGGTGGGCACCACCAAAGTCCTGGTGCCTCGAAACTCCCAGTTCAAACCTCACACGGACGAAGATCTGGTCTACCTGGAGCCCAGTCCGGATTTCTGCGACTTTGACCCGCGCACGCCGGGCATGCTGGGCACGGTGGGCCGCCAGTGCAACCGAACCTCAAAGGCCATCGACGGCTGCGAGCTGATGTGCTGCGGCCGCGGCTTCCAGAcgcaggaggtggaggtggtggacagGTGCAGCTGCAAGT